One genomic segment of Arachis duranensis cultivar V14167 chromosome 4, aradu.V14167.gnm2.J7QH, whole genome shotgun sequence includes these proteins:
- the LOC107482725 gene encoding uncharacterized protein LOC107482725 → MKDLKNWFLMKMGLGSIVHLSSITLCMHHTQTQIQFQRFGFPYSKSKNLLPSLSTTSSWGIKLKSKTLSLSLSLMAGATHFQVSAEDGSVPSQELGSSPSHAIGQHDLLIVGPGVLGRLVAQKWREEYPGCQVFGQTVTTNHHEELIKLGISPSLKWTKEDYKFPYVIFCAPPYQSADYPGDLRQAALCWNGEGAFLFTSSSAPYDCNDNGFCDEDTPVVPFGRSPRTDVLLKAENVVLEFGSSVVRLSGLYKEDRGAHVYWLEKGIVESRPDHILNLIHYEDAASLSITILKKKCRRKIFLGCDNHPLSRQEVMDLVNQSEKFSKRFEKFTGTDDPLGKRLNNSRTRAELGWEPKYTSFAHFLETL, encoded by the exons ATGAAAGActtaaaaaattggtttttgatgAAGATGGGATTGGGATCAATCGTTCATCTCAGCTCCATCACTCTCTGCATGCACCACACTCAAACCCAAATTCAGTTTCAACGTTTTGGGTTCCCTTATTCTAAGTCCAAAAACTTGTTACCCTCACTATCCACTACTTCAAGTTGGGGTATTAAGCTAAAGTcaaaaactttatctttatctttgtcttTGATGGCTGGTGCTACCCATTTTCAGGTCTCGGCAGAAGATGGTTCTGTTCCCAGTCAAGAATTGGGGTCTTCCCCTTCTCATGCAATTGGACAACACGACCTTCTCATCGTTGGTCCTGGTGTTCTTGGTCGTTTGGTTGCTCAGAAATGGCGTGAG GAATATCCGGGTTGTCAAGTTTTTGGACAAACTGTAACCACTAATCATCATGAAGAGTTGATTAAATTGGGTATTAGTCCCTCTTTGAAGTGGACAAAAGAAGACTACAAATTCCCTTATGTGATTTTCTGTGCTCCACCTTACCAATCTGCAGACTACCCTGGTGATCTAAG GCAAGCTGCTTTGTGCTGGAACGGCGAAGGTGCTTTTCTGTTTACATCAAGTTCTGCTCCTTATGATTGTAACGACAATGGCTTTTGTGATGAG GATACTCCGGTTGTGCCATTTGGGAGGAGCCCCAGGACCGACGTCcttcttaaagctgaaaatgtTGTGCTGGAGTTCGGCAGCTCTGTCGTAAGGCTGTCCGGACTTTATA AAGAAGATAGAGGCGCACATGTTTATTGGTTAGAGAAGGGGATTGTCGAATCTCGACCTGACCACATCCTGAATCTTATACATTATGAG GATGCAGCTTCCCTTTCGATTACAATCTTGAAGAAGAAATGTCGCAGAAAGATTTTCTTGGGTTGCGATAACCACCCTTTATCCAG GCAGGAAGTGATGGATCTAGTCAACCAAAGTGAGAAATTTAGTAAAAGATTTGAGAAATTCACAG gAACCGATGATCCTCTAGGTAAGAGATTAAACAACTCGAGAACACGCGCCGAGCTAGGGTGGGAGCCCAAGTACACTAGCTTTGCACATTTTCTTGAGACCCTCTGA